One window of the Actinomyces procaprae genome contains the following:
- a CDS encoding Eco57I restriction-modification methylase domain-containing protein codes for MNLLERAANRRQAALVELDTANQVALGQFFTPVAVAQIMADLVHLPESGTLRVLDPGAGSGMLSAAVVDRVRRERPNVRVTVTAVELDERLWPALTETLADCESAGGVRTSLVKNDFVQWALHTDERFDLVIQNPPYHKIRARSALDADLRSAGIAVPNIYAGFMALGTLLVNTGGQQVSITPRSWMNGTYFGQFRRTLLASFGIDAIHTFHSRSEVFGDLGVLQETIIVSATHGSQPETVRLSSSVDHRDAPAARHVPASQVVTGDFVFVPASAQDAEAVEWMACARYTLAELGLTVSTGRVVDFRAREYLMQEPSDGAAPMVYPANITQQRVFHPRSSVRKPQWFHAAETVHSKLLIPAGTYVLVKRFSAKEENRRLVAAVWSDDSRQPAFDNKLNYIHCSGHGLEQQVAAGLAVWLNSKPVDDYFRVFSGHTQVNAGDLRQMRFPSLDQLRRLGESTHDPEEAIRRVMGMTRMEAA; via the coding sequence ATGAATCTTCTGGAGCGTGCCGCAAACCGGCGCCAGGCGGCGCTGGTCGAGCTTGACACGGCTAATCAGGTCGCGCTGGGGCAGTTCTTCACGCCTGTTGCGGTCGCGCAGATCATGGCCGACCTGGTACACCTGCCGGAATCGGGCACGCTGCGGGTGCTGGACCCCGGCGCGGGGTCAGGCATGTTGTCCGCCGCCGTGGTGGATCGAGTGCGGCGGGAACGCCCGAATGTACGCGTGACGGTTACAGCCGTTGAGTTGGACGAGCGATTGTGGCCAGCCCTGACCGAGACCCTTGCCGACTGTGAGTCAGCGGGAGGTGTACGCACGTCGCTGGTCAAGAACGACTTCGTGCAGTGGGCGCTGCACACAGACGAGCGATTCGATCTAGTAATTCAGAACCCGCCGTATCACAAGATCCGTGCCCGCTCGGCGCTGGACGCTGACCTGCGCAGCGCGGGCATAGCCGTACCGAACATCTACGCCGGCTTCATGGCGCTCGGCACGCTCCTGGTCAATACCGGGGGGCAGCAGGTGTCTATCACACCGCGCTCATGGATGAATGGCACCTACTTCGGTCAGTTCCGCCGCACCTTGCTAGCGTCGTTCGGGATCGACGCCATACACACCTTCCATTCACGCTCCGAGGTGTTCGGTGACCTGGGAGTGCTCCAGGAGACAATCATCGTATCCGCTACGCACGGCTCACAACCGGAGACGGTTCGTCTCTCCTCGTCGGTGGATCACCGCGACGCGCCCGCAGCACGGCACGTGCCGGCTTCCCAGGTGGTGACGGGTGACTTTGTGTTTGTGCCTGCATCAGCCCAGGATGCCGAGGCGGTCGAATGGATGGCCTGTGCACGGTATACGCTCGCAGAGCTCGGTCTGACGGTGTCGACCGGGCGCGTGGTGGACTTCCGGGCCCGCGAGTACCTGATGCAGGAGCCGTCCGACGGCGCCGCACCGATGGTGTATCCGGCGAACATCACCCAGCAGCGAGTGTTTCATCCCCGCAGCAGCGTGAGGAAGCCGCAGTGGTTCCACGCGGCAGAGACGGTACACTCAAAGCTCCTGATTCCGGCGGGTACCTATGTTCTAGTCAAGCGCTTCTCCGCCAAGGAGGAGAACCGGCGTCTGGTGGCAGCCGTGTGGTCTGACGACAGCAGGCAACCGGCATTCGACAACAAGCTGAACTACATCCACTGCTCCGGGCACGGGCTGGAGCAGCAGGTTGCTGCCGGCTTAGCAGTATGGCTGAACTCGAAACCGGTTGACGACTACTTCCGGGTCTTCTCCGGACACACCCAGGTCAACGCCGGCGACCTGCGGCAGATGCGGTTCCCGAGCCTGGACCAGCTGCGCCGACTCGGCGAGAGCACGCACGATCCTGAAGAGGCCATCCGCAGGGTAATGGGCATGACACGCATGGAGGCCGCATGA
- a CDS encoding ABC transporter ATP-binding protein, protein MSDPAESTYLGLSGADPAAPRVVEARMLTKIYGTGGAQVTALDHVSLAVSRGQFVAVMGPSGSGKSTLLHCLAGLDTPNSGSVFIAGKDLARMNDRQLTAVRRDQLGFVFQAFNLLPQLTAEENILLPLRLAHRKPERDWYNAVIDSLGIGDRLEHRPSELSGGQQQRVAVARALVGRPEVIFADEPTGALDTASAASLLETLARMCEALGQTVVMVTHDQNAAGATNRIVRLRDGRIVGDDVLARPTGQHAAPAAAMQGVH, encoded by the coding sequence ATGTCCGATCCCGCCGAATCCACCTACCTGGGCCTGTCCGGCGCCGACCCCGCCGCGCCGCGGGTGGTTGAGGCCCGCATGCTCACCAAGATCTACGGCACCGGCGGCGCGCAAGTCACCGCCCTGGACCACGTCTCCCTGGCCGTCAGCCGCGGCCAGTTCGTCGCCGTCATGGGGCCCTCCGGCTCGGGCAAGTCCACCCTGCTGCACTGCCTGGCCGGACTGGACACCCCGAACTCCGGCAGCGTGTTCATCGCCGGGAAGGACCTGGCCCGGATGAACGACCGGCAGCTGACCGCGGTGCGCCGCGACCAGCTCGGCTTCGTCTTCCAGGCCTTCAACCTGCTGCCGCAGCTGACCGCGGAGGAGAACATCCTGCTGCCGCTGCGGCTCGCTCACCGCAAGCCCGAGCGGGACTGGTACAACGCCGTCATCGACTCCCTAGGGATCGGGGACCGGCTGGAGCACCGGCCCAGCGAGCTGTCCGGCGGCCAACAGCAGCGCGTGGCGGTGGCCCGTGCCCTGGTGGGGCGGCCGGAGGTCATCTTCGCGGACGAGCCCACTGGCGCCTTGGACACCGCCTCGGCCGCCTCCCTGCTGGAGACGCTGGCCCGCATGTGCGAGGCCCTGGGCCAGACGGTGGTCATGGTCACCCACGATCAGAACGCGGCCGGGGCCACCAACCGGATCGTCCGGCTGCGGGACGGGCGGATCGTCGGCGACGACGTGCTCGCTCGCCCAACCGGCCAGCACGCCGCCCCGGCGGCCGCCATGCAGGGGGTGCACTGA
- a CDS encoding response regulator produces the protein MSSSDMLPAETTHTSPIRVAVVDDDAYVLRALQAYLDKPPRLQVLGAFRSAADALEFVRGTDIDVVLTDVAMPGMDGLELLSRLKQESPETAVVVLTGLDDDTSMLDALRRHANGFLLKSAEPDDVVRAVLAAYDGGTPLSPDAASKLVTNHLRPVMPDRAPGVTEAEHDVLVLLCDGMSNAEIAEQLSIAESTVKRHVSSLMRKYGVNSRLRLVVAVNKAGHLPS, from the coding sequence ATGTCCAGCTCTGACATGCTTCCCGCTGAGACGACGCATACGTCCCCGATCCGTGTAGCCGTGGTCGACGACGACGCCTACGTCCTGCGCGCGCTGCAGGCCTACCTCGATAAGCCCCCGCGGCTGCAGGTGCTAGGCGCCTTCAGGTCCGCGGCCGACGCGCTCGAGTTCGTGCGCGGCACTGACATTGACGTCGTCCTCACCGACGTGGCCATGCCCGGCATGGACGGGCTTGAGCTGTTGTCTCGGCTGAAACAGGAGTCCCCGGAGACCGCCGTGGTGGTGCTCACGGGTTTGGATGACGACACATCCATGCTGGACGCGCTGAGGCGGCATGCGAATGGCTTCCTACTCAAGAGCGCCGAACCGGACGATGTGGTCCGTGCCGTCCTCGCCGCCTACGACGGCGGTACTCCCCTCTCGCCGGATGCCGCCTCCAAACTGGTCACCAACCACCTGCGCCCGGTGATGCCGGACCGGGCGCCCGGCGTCACCGAGGCGGAGCACGACGTGCTCGTCCTACTGTGTGATGGCATGTCCAACGCGGAGATCGCTGAGCAGCTGAGTATTGCCGAGAGCACCGTGAAGCGGCATGTATCCAGTCTGATGCGCAAGTACGGGGTGAACTCCCGGCTCAGGCTCGTCGTCGCCGTCAATAAGGCGGGGCACCTGCCGTCCTGA
- a CDS encoding FtsX-like permease family protein: MSAALIVVSLIISDSSTAQMTAAARASVGDADVVVIADSHDDATDGTLPEQAVQAVAAAEGVASVRPYIEGSTWIDHPSGSAYVSHVFVLEVPEIGGGTRLTAGRLPEKEGEVALSPAAAQVQDLEVGSTVSFKKAATDTGISSTATVVGIIEPGAEITRYGAASEYVFATAEERAVLGVPDTPVVLYVTGSSGTSTDALMNSVEQAVQTSQPGASVYTASDIAVMRTSEQSAVDSLTMTLFQLLGPVCAVVAGIVIATTFSTMVARQARQTGLLRCIGATRRQVLGSVLRTGLITGLVGSVLGAGLGVGLAALVSRAGLIEGLERQYFTVSWRSLLLGVLLGTAVTLVAVLRPARRATRVSPLVALTGQVADERSLSRRRMISAIVGLVVVVIGLVIIGLSIQMRVIEYTAVGAVILVLGVLVGLPLLVIGACRVTERLAGGSRRPVLQLATRNLARNPGRSAATTASLLVSVAVASTLVTGIVSVRASMDGYISSGSPIDIRVSAIPADADTSVLTARVENVDDVERTVLVPTFDVGISPETTADNKITVSAVDVAEVAPVIRSHTGLEGLDDNTLIVGGIYDLPEGTPVTLTGPAGSAELTVHVEEGGFGPVITPVVAKKLVGDNSTMTSLWVRTVGDGSNAEAGSQVRQLLQGEGYYITTSAAGRTTFTEYLNWIMAVIAVVLAFTLLIALSGMANTTDVSVLERVREIGVLRATGVQRRQVGGLFITEAVLTSLLGGVIGVVLGAVLGLAGVASAMGTDTGSDLVLRVPWLWLVAILFAAAAVGVLAALRPSIRAASVVPVTAIAQD; this comes from the coding sequence ATGAGCGCGGCGCTCATAGTTGTCAGCCTTATCATCTCCGATTCTTCGACCGCCCAGATGACGGCGGCGGCTCGCGCTTCGGTCGGCGACGCGGATGTGGTCGTCATCGCCGACAGTCACGATGACGCCACGGACGGGACCCTGCCAGAACAGGCGGTCCAGGCCGTCGCTGCCGCCGAGGGAGTGGCCAGTGTGCGTCCCTACATTGAGGGCTCGACTTGGATTGATCACCCGTCCGGTTCCGCGTACGTGTCACATGTATTCGTGCTGGAGGTGCCCGAAATAGGGGGCGGCACACGCTTGACGGCGGGACGTCTGCCGGAGAAGGAGGGAGAGGTAGCCCTTTCCCCGGCCGCCGCGCAGGTCCAGGACCTTGAGGTCGGAAGCACCGTCTCCTTCAAAAAAGCGGCCACAGATACTGGAATAAGCTCGACTGCAACGGTTGTGGGCATAATTGAGCCTGGTGCTGAGATAACCCGATACGGCGCGGCTAGTGAATATGTCTTTGCGACCGCGGAAGAACGTGCAGTGCTCGGAGTGCCGGATACGCCTGTAGTGCTCTACGTAACAGGATCATCGGGTACGAGTACTGACGCGCTCATGAATTCGGTCGAGCAGGCGGTTCAGACCTCTCAGCCGGGAGCGAGTGTTTATACCGCTTCCGATATCGCGGTCATGCGAACTTCCGAGCAGAGTGCGGTGGACTCGTTGACGATGACACTGTTCCAGCTGCTGGGGCCGGTGTGCGCCGTGGTTGCGGGAATCGTGATCGCGACGACGTTCAGTACGATGGTGGCCCGGCAGGCGCGCCAGACCGGTCTGCTGCGCTGCATCGGCGCGACCCGCCGCCAGGTGCTCGGATCGGTGCTGCGCACCGGGCTTATCACCGGGTTGGTGGGCTCGGTGCTGGGCGCCGGGCTTGGCGTGGGACTGGCTGCACTGGTGTCGCGCGCTGGATTGATCGAAGGCCTGGAACGGCAATATTTCACGGTGTCCTGGCGTTCACTCCTATTGGGTGTACTCCTCGGAACCGCGGTGACACTGGTGGCGGTGCTGCGTCCGGCACGCCGCGCCACCCGAGTCTCGCCCCTGGTGGCCCTGACCGGGCAGGTGGCCGATGAGCGCTCTCTCAGCCGTCGGCGCATGATCAGCGCAATCGTCGGGCTGGTGGTAGTCGTAATCGGTTTGGTCATTATCGGATTGAGCATTCAGATGCGGGTCATTGAGTACACGGCTGTGGGCGCAGTGATTCTGGTACTGGGTGTGCTGGTAGGACTGCCGCTGCTGGTTATCGGCGCCTGTCGTGTCACGGAGCGACTCGCTGGCGGTTCGCGTCGACCGGTGTTGCAGCTCGCCACCCGCAATCTGGCCCGTAACCCGGGGCGCTCCGCCGCTACTACTGCCTCGCTGCTGGTCTCCGTGGCCGTGGCCTCCACCCTGGTCACCGGTATCGTCAGCGTTCGAGCGTCCATGGATGGATATATCAGTAGTGGCAGTCCCATAGACATCCGGGTCAGTGCAATCCCGGCTGATGCTGATACGTCAGTACTGACCGCACGGGTAGAGAACGTGGACGACGTAGAGCGGACGGTCCTGGTGCCGACGTTCGATGTGGGTATCTCTCCGGAAACGACGGCGGACAATAAGATCACTGTATCCGCAGTGGATGTGGCTGAAGTCGCTCCGGTCATCCGCTCTCATACGGGCTTGGAGGGCCTTGATGACAACACGCTGATTGTTGGAGGAATCTACGACCTTCCCGAAGGCACACCCGTGACGCTCACAGGACCTGCGGGCAGTGCCGAACTGACCGTACACGTGGAGGAGGGCGGCTTCGGGCCGGTCATTACGCCCGTGGTCGCAAAGAAGCTGGTCGGGGACAACTCTACAATGACATCCCTGTGGGTGCGCACCGTCGGAGACGGCAGTAACGCGGAGGCAGGTTCGCAGGTGCGTCAACTCCTACAGGGAGAGGGCTACTACATCACGACCTCGGCAGCAGGCCGCACCACATTCACGGAGTACCTCAACTGGATTATGGCGGTTATCGCGGTGGTACTGGCCTTCACGCTCCTGATCGCCCTATCCGGCATGGCCAACACCACGGACGTGAGCGTGCTGGAACGGGTCCGAGAGATCGGGGTGCTGCGCGCCACCGGCGTACAACGGCGTCAGGTAGGAGGACTCTTCATCACCGAGGCGGTACTGACCTCGCTGCTGGGCGGCGTGATCGGAGTCGTCCTGGGGGCGGTGCTGGGCCTGGCGGGCGTAGCGTCCGCTATGGGCACCGACACCGGGTCGGACCTGGTACTGCGGGTGCCCTGGCTATGGCTGGTGGCGATCCTATTTGCAGCCGCGGCGGTCGGTGTGCTAGCAGCCCTGCGCCCCAGCATCCGTGCCGCGTCGGTAGTTCCGGTCACCGCGATTGCTCAGGACTGA
- a CDS encoding BsuBI/PstI family type II restriction endonuclease has protein sequence MSTVQEAQAILRAFDFDRQRTNEQAGRTLLALAGLDENSAWADATNKRMGVRQILDWMRGPLNHPIAENTRETIRRFVLHQFVDVGFCLHNDDDPSRATNSSKNNYRLNPEALLTIRLYGTPDFGPAIEEYVAEAGSLAAKYQAARDLARIPVTTPEGDTFTLKAGGQNVLIKAMVEEFCTYFVPGGEILYVGDADQKLATFERERLAALGVDIDERGKMPDLVVYQPDKNWLFLMEAASTHGPVDHIRYSQLSGLFSGSTAGLVYVSCFPDRAVMRRFLPDLAWETEVWLASDPTHMIHLNGERFLGPYQH, from the coding sequence ATGAGCACCGTCCAAGAGGCGCAGGCAATCCTCCGCGCATTCGACTTCGACCGGCAACGGACAAACGAGCAGGCAGGCCGCACGCTACTTGCTCTGGCAGGACTGGATGAGAACAGCGCGTGGGCCGATGCCACAAACAAGCGGATGGGCGTGCGGCAGATCCTAGACTGGATGCGCGGACCACTAAATCATCCAATCGCGGAGAACACGCGGGAGACCATACGTAGGTTCGTGCTACACCAGTTCGTTGACGTAGGCTTCTGCCTCCATAACGACGACGACCCCTCGCGGGCGACCAACTCGTCAAAGAACAACTACCGACTGAATCCGGAAGCCTTGCTGACGATCCGGCTCTACGGAACCCCCGACTTCGGCCCCGCTATTGAAGAGTACGTCGCTGAGGCGGGCAGTCTCGCCGCCAAGTACCAAGCTGCCCGCGATCTGGCCCGTATCCCCGTGACCACGCCCGAGGGGGATACTTTCACGTTGAAGGCAGGCGGACAGAACGTCCTCATCAAGGCGATGGTTGAGGAGTTCTGCACATACTTCGTGCCCGGCGGTGAGATCCTCTATGTCGGCGATGCCGACCAGAAGCTGGCAACGTTCGAGCGCGAGCGCCTCGCCGCCCTCGGCGTCGATATAGACGAGCGCGGGAAGATGCCTGACCTCGTGGTCTACCAACCCGACAAGAACTGGCTGTTCCTGATGGAGGCGGCCTCGACCCACGGACCCGTGGATCACATCCGCTACAGCCAGCTGTCGGGCCTGTTCTCGGGCTCAACTGCCGGTCTTGTGTACGTGTCCTGCTTCCCCGATCGCGCGGTGATGCGTAGGTTTCTCCCCGACCTGGCGTGGGAGACGGAGGTCTGGCTGGCGTCCGATCCCACCCACATGATCCACTTGAACGGTGAGAGGTTCTTGGGGCCGTATCAGCACTGA
- a CDS encoding ABC transporter ATP-binding protein, with translation MAETAPGRSVLQTRGVCLSYHPEHPVIDELTVRVEPGEVTMIVGPNACGKSTLLRALSRVLAPDSGQVLLNGEDAAGIRPKSFARKVGMLAQSSIAPTGITVHELVARGRYPYQSLLHQWSRQDDQAVAEAMERTQVTGLARRRVASLSGGQRQRVWIAMALAQRTDVLLLDEPTTYLDLAHQVEVMELCRELNAELGTTIVAVLHDLNQACRYADRIIAMRSGRIMANGAPQEVITPQLVQAVFGLEVHVTPDPLTDTPLVLPLPRRMQ, from the coding sequence ATGGCCGAGACCGCCCCGGGCCGGAGCGTGCTCCAGACCCGGGGCGTATGCCTGTCCTACCACCCCGAGCACCCGGTCATCGACGAACTGACCGTCCGGGTCGAGCCGGGCGAGGTAACGATGATCGTCGGCCCGAACGCCTGCGGGAAGTCCACGCTGCTGCGCGCCCTCAGCCGGGTGCTGGCCCCCGACTCCGGCCAGGTGCTGCTGAACGGGGAGGACGCGGCGGGTATCCGCCCGAAGTCCTTCGCCCGGAAGGTCGGCATGCTCGCCCAGTCCTCGATCGCCCCCACCGGCATTACCGTGCATGAGCTGGTGGCCCGCGGCCGCTACCCCTACCAGTCGCTGCTGCACCAGTGGTCCAGGCAGGACGACCAGGCGGTGGCGGAGGCGATGGAGCGCACTCAGGTGACCGGCCTGGCCCGCAGGCGGGTTGCCTCCCTGTCGGGAGGGCAGCGGCAGCGGGTGTGGATCGCGATGGCGCTGGCGCAGCGCACCGACGTGTTGCTACTGGACGAGCCCACCACCTACCTGGATCTGGCCCACCAGGTGGAAGTGATGGAGCTGTGCCGGGAGCTGAACGCCGAGCTGGGCACCACGATCGTGGCGGTCCTGCACGACTTGAACCAGGCGTGCCGCTACGCGGATCGGATCATCGCCATGCGCTCGGGCCGCATCATGGCCAATGGGGCGCCGCAGGAGGTGATCACCCCACAGCTGGTGCAGGCGGTGTTCGGCCTGGAGGTGCACGTGACCCCGGACCCGCTCACGGACACCCCGCTGGTTCTGCCGCTGCCGCGCAGGATGCAATAG
- a CDS encoding DapH/DapD/GlmU-related protein has translation MTSAAQPPQAAPSSGMQPGGGAVLGPQDLVAHTAAGLPIASDSPLKSVSGRAMQDALRVTAELNGPYRTPAEVQDLFARLTGSPVNRTLNLTPPFHTDFGRNIHIGDNVFINAGCCFQDQGGISIGNRVLIGHRVVLATLNHAEPVAERGTLLPAPISIGDDVWIGAGAVVCPGVSIGTGAIVAAGAVVTRDVPAGVVVGGVPARVLREVRTSD, from the coding sequence ATGACATCCGCGGCTCAACCGCCGCAGGCAGCGCCGTCGTCGGGCATGCAGCCCGGCGGCGGCGCCGTCCTCGGCCCGCAGGACCTTGTGGCCCACACGGCCGCGGGACTGCCGATAGCATCTGACTCACCGTTGAAGAGTGTTTCCGGCCGGGCTATGCAGGACGCCCTGCGGGTGACGGCCGAACTCAACGGGCCTTACCGCACCCCCGCTGAGGTTCAGGACCTTTTCGCACGCCTCACCGGCTCGCCGGTGAACCGGACCCTGAACCTGACCCCGCCCTTCCACACGGACTTCGGCCGCAACATTCACATCGGAGACAACGTCTTCATCAACGCCGGCTGCTGCTTCCAGGACCAGGGCGGCATCAGCATCGGCAACCGGGTGCTGATCGGCCATCGCGTGGTGCTGGCGACCCTCAACCATGCCGAGCCCGTGGCCGAGCGCGGCACGCTGCTGCCCGCCCCCATCAGCATCGGCGACGACGTGTGGATCGGGGCGGGCGCCGTCGTCTGCCCGGGGGTAAGTATCGGGACCGGTGCGATCGTGGCCGCCGGGGCGGTGGTCACCCGGGATGTGCCCGCGGGCGTTGTGGTGGGCGGCGTGCCCGCCCGGGTGCTGCGCGAAGTGAGGACGTCGGACTAG
- a CDS encoding zinc-binding dehydrogenase has product MRAVIMRAPGDVVVEDVEVPRVVKPTDVVIKLAAACICGSDLWPYRGLEDVENRRMGHEYVGTIVEAGDEVKTLKVGDFVIGSFMLSDGTCEICQAGYPSRCANAGSYTGSQAQYMRVELADGSLVAVPGGEPDDPDRLADYLAASDVLGTGWFAAVAAEAGPGKTIAVVGDGAVGLSAVLAAKALGAEKVIAFSRHEDRAALAREFGADVVIPERGEEGAAKVKELTGGYGAHGVVEAVGNQVSMDQAIASCRPGGYVGFVGVSHDQQIEGIGLFFSQVHLHGGPAPVRRFLPDLIKRIQADEIHPGKVFTSRIPLDDAAAGYKAMDERREIKVLLEV; this is encoded by the coding sequence ATGCGCGCCGTCATCATGCGCGCCCCCGGCGACGTCGTCGTCGAGGACGTGGAGGTGCCCCGCGTGGTCAAGCCCACCGACGTCGTCATCAAGCTGGCCGCCGCCTGCATCTGCGGCTCCGATCTGTGGCCCTACCGCGGCCTGGAGGATGTGGAGAACCGCCGTATGGGGCACGAGTACGTCGGCACCATCGTGGAGGCCGGCGACGAGGTCAAGACCCTCAAGGTCGGCGACTTCGTGATCGGCTCCTTCATGCTCTCGGACGGCACCTGTGAGATCTGCCAGGCCGGCTACCCGTCCCGCTGCGCCAACGCCGGCTCCTACACCGGCTCTCAGGCGCAGTACATGCGCGTGGAGCTGGCCGACGGCTCGCTGGTGGCCGTGCCCGGCGGCGAGCCCGACGACCCCGACCGCCTGGCCGACTACCTGGCCGCCTCCGACGTGCTGGGCACCGGCTGGTTCGCCGCGGTGGCCGCCGAGGCCGGACCGGGCAAGACCATCGCCGTGGTCGGCGACGGTGCCGTGGGCCTGTCCGCGGTGCTGGCCGCCAAGGCGCTCGGCGCCGAGAAGGTCATCGCCTTCTCCCGCCACGAGGACCGGGCCGCCCTGGCCCGCGAGTTCGGCGCCGACGTCGTCATCCCCGAGCGCGGCGAGGAGGGCGCCGCCAAGGTCAAGGAACTGACCGGCGGCTACGGCGCCCACGGCGTGGTCGAGGCGGTCGGCAACCAGGTCTCCATGGACCAGGCCATCGCCTCCTGCCGGCCCGGCGGCTACGTCGGCTTCGTGGGCGTGAGCCACGACCAGCAGATAGAAGGCATTGGCCTGTTCTTCTCCCAGGTGCACCTGCACGGCGGCCCCGCCCCGGTGCGCCGCTTCCTGCCGGACCTGATCAAGCGCATCCAGGCCGACGAGATCCACCCCGGCAAGGTCTTCACCTCCCGCATCCCGCTCGACGACGCCGCCGCGGGCTACAAGGCCATGGACGAGCGCCGCGAGATCAAGGTCCTGCTGGAGGTCTGA
- a CDS encoding sensor histidine kinase, giving the protein MGVFLFTIAFFFTSPSPRDPVAISLTVLAVLALPLTSVAPAVGTVASVVVTWIAASIPQETGLLATMAAWGVVAMLLARGQPRWMVYSLACMITLPVLLTTVADEPLWSRLVWPAMVGVPCIVLGEMLRFQREQARSAARRRLESRLRQRRLMASELHDTVARDLTYAVLMGEQFKIAHADDEQLSRELDVIIEPVRMAVAQLRRGLRSMSTDDGDDVVLRVASRPPRPLAQTLADADRVLADRGARLETDGTQLLTESIFTPGAQQQVLRVINELVDNAAKHTPAEGLARITIETDDRALDCMVTNTVDAAHTKDRALSSGLGLADAQRRVESLGGDFVINRGESRWTVTFSVPVRGAAAG; this is encoded by the coding sequence ATGGGGGTCTTCCTGTTCACCATTGCATTCTTCTTCACGTCCCCGTCTCCGAGAGATCCGGTAGCCATCAGTCTCACTGTTCTGGCTGTTCTCGCTCTGCCTTTGACCTCGGTCGCGCCGGCGGTCGGTACCGTGGCGAGTGTTGTAGTCACCTGGATCGCAGCATCCATACCCCAAGAAACGGGGCTCTTGGCCACCATGGCCGCATGGGGCGTGGTGGCCATGCTGCTCGCGCGCGGTCAGCCCCGGTGGATGGTGTACTCGCTAGCCTGCATGATCACGCTGCCGGTGCTGTTGACAACGGTCGCCGACGAGCCTTTATGGAGCAGGCTCGTATGGCCAGCCATGGTGGGAGTTCCGTGCATAGTGCTTGGGGAAATGCTCCGGTTCCAGCGCGAACAAGCCCGCAGCGCCGCGCGGCGTAGGCTCGAGTCTCGGCTGCGGCAGCGCAGGCTCATGGCTTCGGAGCTGCACGACACGGTCGCACGTGACCTCACCTACGCGGTGCTGATGGGCGAGCAGTTCAAGATAGCTCACGCCGACGACGAGCAACTGAGCCGGGAACTCGACGTCATTATTGAACCGGTGCGTATGGCGGTGGCGCAACTGCGGCGCGGTCTGCGGAGCATGAGCACAGACGACGGCGATGATGTCGTGCTCCGAGTGGCCTCAAGGCCACCACGGCCGCTCGCGCAGACCCTGGCGGATGCGGATCGTGTGCTTGCCGATCGCGGGGCCCGCCTGGAGACCGATGGGACACAACTGCTCACGGAGTCGATCTTTACTCCGGGCGCGCAACAGCAGGTGCTGCGTGTTATCAACGAGCTCGTTGACAACGCCGCCAAGCACACGCCCGCCGAGGGACTCGCCAGGATTACGATCGAGACCGACGATCGCGCTCTCGATTGTATGGTGACGAACACGGTCGATGCGGCCCATACCAAGGACCGTGCGCTCTCCTCCGGGCTTGGCCTGGCAGACGCGCAGCGTCGCGTTGAGAGCCTCGGTGGTGACTTCGTGATCAATCGGGGCGAATCGCGCTGGACGGTTACCTTCAGCGTCCCGGTCCGAGGTGCGGCGGCTGGATGA